In the Salvia miltiorrhiza cultivar Shanhuang (shh) chromosome 8, IMPLAD_Smil_shh, whole genome shotgun sequence genome, tatcatAGTTAAAGATCTTGACAAGCTCGAATGGATGAATATTATTATGACATATACTGATATGGCaataaatttcaataaaataatatgggtaaatatcatgaaaaacCTGAAGTATactcattttatcaaaaataatctgaaattttcaaaatcttatctaaaccctcaaactattaggtttttatcaaatatatctcgcATCTATTTTCCGGTCACCAGAAACATGATGTGGCAAAAACAACgacgtttcgtaccatatcatttttaaaaaatccactatgaaatttaaaattcacttttatcgtgtttgaaattcacgctaataacctagaattaggaaTAAAAcgatagaaaaataattatcgtattatcgtgaatttcaaacacgatagaagtaaattttaatttcataacagattttttttaaatgatacggtacgaaacgaagtcgtttttgtcatgtcattaaaaaaatagaatataaattacattgtggcatccggcgaacCACATCACGTTTATGGTGATCGGAAAATAGatgtgggatatatttgataaaaaactTGATAATTTGAGAGTTTAgaaaatatttcaaaagtttaaggatatttttgataaagcagGTATAATTCAAGGGTTTTCATAATATTTACCCAAATAATATCCAACTATTAATTCTAGAATGAACGTTGAAATCAGTGGTTATATTGAAATCCTAAATCAATTTGATTACGAGTATGTATTTGGAGGCAAACATTAACCATACTCACTATGCGGATACATCGATAGGAAGTGAAGAGAAAAGtataagaaaatagaaaatataaattaaaaatagaggAATAGATACGTGAGAATCTGACAAAAACGGGAATGCGGCATAAATCAGAAACTGGCGACCAATTCTAGTGGATATAAACAACCAATGCAAATCCCATCATCCAACACccttttatattattcattctcAATTATTGAGCTCCAACGCAGCGTCACTGCTGACTCTAAAAGCTCCcaacacctctctctctcacacacaaaaTTGATGCATTAATCATTTTATAACATTAAATTAACacatactctcttcgtccccaAATAACTCTCTAATAGGAAACTACATGAATTTTAAAGAAAAGTTGTTAAGtatatgaataataataaaaatattataattaatattgagaatgGTGAGAATATGTAATTAATATTAAGAATAGTGAAAGATTTTTTTAAGGGtcaaaaatagtgaaaaattgaaaagtaaaaataaataaaggaatatATTAGGGGAacctatcatatatatatatatatatatatataaagtaattTGTAGGACGAAaggaatatataattttttttttctaaatttcaaTTATCATTTGCGCGCacgtatattttatatatttaaaacaaCTCGAAAATCAACTAAAGTGTCGCAAGAGGaatgaaaactaaaatcaaGAGTGGCTTCCCACGCGTATGGTAAtgttgtattattatttttttgttgaaacATGGTAATGTTGTATTATCGATAAatacaaattaattattttatactataaacaCACACACGCCTACTTTACAAAATCAACCAGCTCTGGTGTTTGAATTTAGCTAActagtataaaataaatctaaatttcaTGAAAAAATTAGAGGCACACTTCAATGCATCAACTTTGATCgttaaaaattaacaaaaaatgtataattaatttaaatacacCGTATATTTGAACATACAGAAAATTTTGCTAAAACATTATTGTGAAGGCAATTTTGGTTCAGTTTTGTGCTTTTAATGTAAAGTAATTGCATTCCTTGAACCCATACCAAATTTTGAACATATACTTTTATACATAATCAGATGATGATTATTATGAATCGAATTATGTAGTAAAGCAAATCTAGAAATTTGTAGGCCCGCCATAGATATACAAGTCGGTATACACTCAACAATCCTAAAATCATAATGTCGAAAATACAAAATGTCTAAAATCATAGACACATAGGCACACAGTGTAGATAGATCCGAATCGCCCTCCGCTGCTTCTCTCTCTACATATATATTACACCAACTGCTTCAAACCCATTTCTtcacctctctctccctctctcgtgTATACAAATACAATATtgctcttttcttttctcttcgTTTGAAGTGTTTGTCAACAAAGGTCTTACTATCTCAATAACTTATATGCATGTTCttctacactctctctctctctctctctatatatatatatatatatatacctggGGATTTGAATGCGATTTGTTGCTATCTTGCTGCCtctatataattatatatggaTTAAACAATTGTTTTGAAGCATTAAAAAGAATCAAGTATCAACGTCAAGTTTCATTCTTTGCTTATTTTACGGTAGAAAATAACGTGATAAACTCTATAGAGAAAATCCCACACATTGGATTGCATCCCACCTCCAAATAATATTTGCAGGTCATAATTTTCCAGTTTTTCCAAAAATAATTGGCCTTTAGCCAATAGTTGGGTGACACCTTCAAAGTCTACATCCCTCTCACATGCCTCTATAgatcaaatttttattaaaagaggGAATAATAATCTTTAACATAGCATGATGCTGTACTCGTACACGAACTTGTGACCTGGCACACCAAAACTCTTACCTGTTTATTTAATATCAACTATTTATTTCCTTAAACTTTGTGTTTGGAATTAAAAAATGGTCGTCTTTGCTGCGTCCCCCACGAGCATATGAATTCAAAGTAActgtatatattattatatttgtgttAATGATTCTGGAACGTTTTCTTGCTTttagtataattttaattattacgAGGCATGCTATTATTTTGAACACCCTGTATGATTTGCAGGAATTCTAGCGGGTGACAAAGAGATTGCTCCAAATTTTTTACCAGCAGGGTAATAATATATGTATTCATGTATGTGTGCTcttcttttattattatgaaattgTCTGCTGCGTCATAATGCAGGGTGAAGAATGTTTGCTATATTAGTTGTTAGTTaacgaaattgcatacttaaacACTCAAAAATGGTACCTCTCAAGGGCCAACTATGTCTTGGTTAATAGAAAGGTGTTTCTCTATATTTTATTTGCTGTATGTGTTTCTctatattttattcaattttttgaatttgatggATTCATTCAGGTTCTAGTATATCCTAGAAGTTTTAATTGATACCGAGTTTTGGTCAAGTTTGAACCAGCTACATTTTCTTGTGACATAGCAATCTTACACTCGAGCAATCTTGGTTTCACTGATCTTGATTTCCTGTAGTGCTATTTAGATGACaacattaataaaatattgtaaaaaGGGTAATAATTACACAAGCCATGTTCCTAATTCTTGATTCAAGTATTTCCACATGGTATCCATATTGACAGCTGCTGTCACACAGTTATGATTTGGTGCAAGCTGCATTGATCTTGAATCTCACAGCAACTTTTGGACCACTATTTCTATTTGTAGGCATATTGATAAAGCTGTACGTGGTTGAAAAGAGGAAGAGAACTAGTGTGGTTGGTGTTCTAATCTTGTGAGGGAAAATGGGGTTCTTGACTCTGTTTGAGGTGGCCTCGATGCCGATTCTGCAGGTGCTTATAATAAGCATGCTTGGAGCTTTCATGGCAACTGATTACCTCAAGCTCCTCCCACCTGATGCCAGAAAGTACATGAACAAAGTAGGTTGTTTGTTTTTGAATGAATATCAATTAATTTGTGATTCGAGAAAGTGTGTTTTGAGCGTGTGTGAACAATGCAATGCAATGCAGATTGTGTATGTGGCCTTCACTCCATCACTCGTGTTTATAAGCCTCGCAAAGAGTGTCAACTTCCAAGAGATCATCTCATGGTATGGTACTAGGAATGAATTAGTGTTTGTGATGAGAAACTTGCATTTTAGATCAATGTTTGAGAAATTGTTGGTTGCAGGTGGTTCATGCCTGTGAACATCGGGTTAACGTTCTTGTTTGGAGCGAGTTTTGGATGGATCGTGGTTAAAATACTTAGACCAGAACCACATATACGAAATCTCATCTTAGCCATTTGTTCAGCAGGTTGTTGTCCTAATCTATAATTCCTTGACTAGAGTGTTTTTGGAGAAACTAACACTAGTGAAATAGGAAACTTGGGGAACATTCTGTTGATCATCATCCCTGCAATCTGCAAGGAAAACGGCAGTCCATTCGGAGATGCCAATGTCTGCTCCACAATCGGACTTTCATATGTTTCTTATTCAATGGCTGTAAGATTTCTCAATTCATCTAACTCTTTCACTTTATTAATATGTCTGATTCTGCTCTCTCAACTCGAATACATGTCTGTTTCTTGTTGGTGGAATCATAGGTTGGCGCCTTCTACATATGGACTTACACGTTCCACTTGATACGAAGCGCTGGGGTTATATACAGAGCATCTCTCGAAGCTGAGGATCCTAAAAAGCAGGCTAACCAGGATTTGGAGGCGAACGAGAAGTCACTTCTTCTAAATGGAGCAGAGCATGCACCCTCCCAACTCCAAACTGTGAGTAGAATGAGGTTTCAAGAAACATAA is a window encoding:
- the LOC131001609 gene encoding protein PIN-LIKES 7-like, which codes for MGFLTLFEVASMPILQVLIISMLGAFMATDYLKLLPPDARKYMNKIVYVAFTPSLVFISLAKSVNFQEIISWWFMPVNIGLTFLFGASFGWIVVKILRPEPHIRNLILAICSAGNLGNILLIIIPAICKENGSPFGDANVCSTIGLSYVSYSMAVGAFYIWTYTFHLIRSAGVIYRASLEAEDPKKQANQDLEANEKSLLLNGAEHAPSQLQTIEVKRSARQVMGILHQVGDELMSPPVVAAILGFIFGAVTWLRDVIIGESAPLGVISDSISLLGDGTIPCITLILGGNLMLGLRKAKLSPLLIVAVIVVKYVLLPIIGIGVVLTAAHLGLVPRDPLFRFVLMIQFSLPPAMNIGTMTQLFDVAQEECSVLFLWTYLAAAIALTGWSTVFMWILT